Genomic segment of Candidatus Binatia bacterium:
GGACGGAAATGTGCGTGCACCTCGCCGTCGCCGAAGCCTTTCGTCGACATGTAGTAGGCATGGTCGCTGCCGGCCAGTGATCGCCACGCCTCGAGAAGGCCGCTGTCTTGCGCGCCCTTGACCTGCGGCAGCAGCTCGTAGAGGTGCTCGCATGCTGCGCGCTGCATGGCGTTTCCGAGCCAGGCGCTCTCATCGCGCGACTGGTCCGCCCACGAAATCACGCCGTCGGCGCAGACAGGACCGGCGACCGGCAGCAGCGCTGCCTCCCGCGGCAGGTGCATGGAAATCCCTGCGCGGGCGACCGCGGCCGGTAGCGCAGCCAGGAAATCCAGCGACGCGGCGCCGTGGTGCTCGCCGAACGTCTCGAAATCGAGGAAGACGTTGACGCTCTGGCCACCGGTGGCCGCCACCCACGCGGCCCAGGTCTCGGCGCGCAGCGGCTTGCCGCCCTCGGCGTGCCCGAAGCGGAACCCGACGTCGTCGCTCAGGCGGTAGTGGCGCAGCAGCACGCGAAGTTGCGGCGCGAGCGCGCTGGCATAAATGCCGGTCGCGGTGCGCCCGGCGAGGATGCGGTCCGCGCCTTCGGTGAGGACCGCGCGATAACCACGAGCGGAGAGCCAGATCGCCAGGGCGTCGTCGAAGAGCAGCTCGGTGTTGCGGAAAACCACCGGCCTCACGCCG
This window contains:
- a CDS encoding glycoside hydrolase family 57 protein; this encodes MTRLCLYFQLHQPRRLRRMRVFDIGKTAAAVRGAARAQLASSWFDAELDRSILDGIVERCYRPATTVLLSQARRADAPLRVAFGLTSTLLAQLEEAAPDVIDNIGELVACGSAEILGETSHHSLAWLLDTDEFEEQVELHREAIHSRFGVRPVVFRNTELLFDDALAIWLSARGYRAVLTEGADRILAGRTATGIYASALAPQLRVLLRHYRLSDDVGFRFGHAEGGKPLRAETWAAWVAATGGQSVNVFLDFETFGEHHGAASLDFLAALPAAVARAGISMHLPREAALLPVAGPVCADGVISWADQSRDESAWLGNAMQRAACEHLYELLPQVKGAQDSGLLEAWRSLAGSDHAYYMSTKGFGDGEVHAHFRPYESPYEAHLNFMNVLADLALQLESDVAGQQRRRAA